ACTAGCAAAAGCCCCCATCAATTTTTCTGATTGGCCGAGTACAAACATGACATAAGGTGGAATTGTTAGAACAAAAATaaatgcagaaaaataaaaaactTTTTTATTGAATAGGAAGAAACAATCtgtacaactctcttaatccaaagaCTATTAATTGTGTTATTTATATAGCAAAAGTCTAACTAAATATAATAAAATCCCATGTATATCTCAACACTTAGTATTAgatcattattttaaaaattgaaatgcaacaACCTTAAAACCTATTATTCCTAAAATCTTGAAATATATCATGAAGACTAAATCAATCCTGTTTGAATTAAGTTCTAACATTCTCTCCCTTAATTCAAACATGGActtcaaacttttttttttttgaatggaGCACTTCTCTCCATCTGTCAATTTGAGTCTTGGAGCACTTCTCTCCAGTCGATAAATTTGTGTGTTGGAGCACTTCTCTCTAGCCTACAATTTTGGTGCACTTCTCACCATTTGTTGATGCACTTCTCACCAACCTTTGCTTTTGATTTTCTTGGAGCACTTCTCTCCAATTTCTTCATTATTGATGCACTTCGAATTTTCTTGGAGCACTTCTCTCCAATAACCCATGATAAATTTGTGTTTAAAGATTTCTCTTATTTGCCCATAAGATCattgaggctctgataccactgttagaacaaaaataaatgcagaaaaataaaaaatatttttattgaataGGAAGAAACAATCTATACAACTATCTTAATCCAAAGACTATTAATTGTGCTATTTATATAGCAAAAGTCTAACTAAATATAATAAAATCCCATGTATATCTCAACACTTAGTCAAGATTAgatcattattttaaaaattgaaatgcaacaACCTTAAAACCTATTATTCCTAAAATCTTGAAGGATATCATGAAGACTAAATCAATCCTGTTTGAATTAAGTTCTAACAGGAATTGATTCCTATTGTGATGGGCTTAAATGTGATTTAGATTAGTCAAAAACATGCTACACTTGTAAATATCTGTAGGGAAGTCAGGAAAAAAAAAGtaggaaaaaaaattagaaaaaacttCTCTAtcaatagaattttttttttttttcttaatttgaaAGTTGACCAAGTATATGTTCAAGGCCTTTAACGTAtataactgaaaatgaaaaagaatAGAAGAAAGAACTTGCTGAATGGTTGGGTTGCTTAGCATGACATTTggaatatgaaaaaccaatcaaGTGGACAACTTATAAAAGATCATGGTTCAAATGGCATGGCAAGTTGTGTCAGTCAGTAGGATGTACCACAGTGCAATCTTTTGATATAATAGAAAGTAGGAACAAATGATTCTACAAATAAGAATTTGAGTGTGTACATCCACATAGCATAATTTAATCAAACCTGAATTTGCATCTTATCTTAAACCAATAAAAGAAGTAAACTACACATAAAAATATAAACTCAACTCAACATGGATTAAATTGAGGCAGTCAATTTTACAAGAATAAACATATAACCCAAACTAAACTTCAAATGACCTCAAAGCAGGAAATATATAGGGTGGTGAATCCTATGTTAAGCTTCAAACTTGCATCTTTTGATGGAACATAGATATATGGAATGTCAGCCTATTCGCATAAGAATAAGATTGAAACGTGAGTTATGACATCTATTGGCCAAATGTTTCCTTGGTATTATGCATAATCCTGCACCGAGAAGTCCAATATTTCTGAGCCTAGCAACTTTAAAGCTACATGTTTGCCACATTTTCTAACAAAATAAAAGCTACAAAAATAAGAAGACAGGAAAATTAACAAGGATTAACCACAATTGCAGGTAAAGCAAAAAAGCAGACttgttttttttccctttttttctcTGCATAAGCTGCTGCTCACCAAAAAGTTGAATTGACAAGATAATGTAAAATCACTTTTAATCGAGCTTCTTATGCCATGATGCAATTTTCTTTTTTCAAAGATATGGATGCCTGCTAAACAAGAGATAAATTATGATCCTTTAGAATCGAGTATCTTTCAGGTATGACTGTTTAAGCTTTAACATTGATACAGTTGTGTTTGCAGCTCCAAACATCTATCTGAAGCATGTCACACTTTTTCCAAAGATACAGGACTAGAAGATAACCAATGTAGCCTAGCTTTATTAAAAAAGAAAGAGTGGCGCTTATTCACATCAAAAGTATCATTAATCAGAATTACATGAGAGTTAGAAAGAAGAGTAGTTCTTGTAAACTATCTCTTGTGCACAGTACATTGAAAGCTGGAAATTTTAAGTGACAGGCAATAATATAATGTTCCAATCATTGATCTAAGGTTAAAGTAAAACGACTTATATAGAAACATCTGATAACTAGTTATTAGATTATGTATACCAGGGAGAATCCAGGAAGTGGAACTCAACAGTGCCCCAATGGACCATCTAGTGTATCAGAAGATATTGCAAAACCCCCATATTGACTCATCAATTAACTAGATATTCTTTGGTTAAGTGATCAATTATGTTCCAAaaggctctttttttttttgtgtgtgtgtgtaaatGACAATAGAAAAACCATGAGAAACACTAAAAAAGGTCAGGATTAAGCACCATAAGTTGTTTTCCCAATAGCATTTTGGCATTAAAAAATTCTGGGAAATCAAAGACAAACCCTTTGTGGCCACTGGCCACGGCTAATGCTCTTGACCACCTCGTTCACTCCTCTCTTCAAGCGTTTCGATTCAGATGCTAcacaaaaaattaaaaaccaCACTTAAAAGAAGCAACCCAGAAGAAATTGAACTTCTCAACACAGTACAATTATTAATTAGTGGAATATCTAGAAAAGCAGAAAATTTCAAGAACCCATCTTCGTGAAAGACTAGTATGTATGCCTTTAAGAACAAGCTTGAGAGTTCGCTTGCAGAGCTTTTTGCCAGCTGAAGGGTTAGGAATGGTAGAGAgctattattttcttcttctctttGACGTTCGATTTCTCTGCTTCGCAATCACTTCCCATCTCTGTCCTCCCGTGTCTCCTCCTATAAGACCGTGAGTGGGTTTAAGCTTGTTCCTGGAGGTTTTGACTTTTGATCCCAATAAAGCTCAAATAGGCCCTTGAATTTCCTCCAAATTTTAATTAGGCAAAAAGTAAGTTTTTTTGTTGGATTAATTATCTAAaataaaaaagtttttttttcttaattagtctttatttttaatttaaaatcttaaacATCATTCCTAGGCTAATGTAATATCTCTCACATCCATAAAGAATCCATGGATTTCGCTCTTCACCTTGACAACTTCAATTCCTCGGCTAACACCGCCATCTCTACACCTCACATTTCCTTCTCCGTCCCCATTATCAACTACTATTCTCCCTGCGCCGCTATCAAAAAGCAGCAAAGTTTGAAATTgacaaaagaaattaaatttagaGGAGAAGATATTATCAATTTCGATGGaaagttttaaaaaaaaatgaggaCTTGGATAATGGAATAAAGGAGCCTGATGGCCTTCTTTTCTTCTCCATGCAATGGAACAGTAGGAGAAGAATGTAGAGGGGGAAAGCAACAAAGGGTCATAGCCACCTATGCTCACCCACGACCTTGTTAGCAATGATGAGGTGAGTGAAGGTGGTCATTTGATTCGTCAGGCTCCTAACTACAATTCAGTGCAGGTTGTGACGCAAACGAAGCAGCAATGAGAAAGATAATCTGAAACTTTTTGCCTCCGTTTCTTTGAATCCAGTGAACAGCTGAGCGAGTAAAGGGTACTGACGTATCCAGGGAATCAAGGCGCTTGGGTTGATTAAAGGTGGTACGCGCCAACAATACGAGACTCTAACGAGCTTTTTCTTTTAGCAACTTCctgaaaaaaatttagagaatataaaaatgttttttattatttaaaaaaatattatttcaatttttaattgaaaaactCAACTGATTTGAACCtatactaaaaaaatatatatttttttttaataatgtaaatatattaaATCTTAGGCAGGTAAAAGAAAGAATGCAAAGTTGAATCGCTCCAAGCAAAGTGTCATTATAAAGTATTTTGTGAGCAATAAAATGAGTTGTCCTATTACATTCTATATGCACAAAATGAAAATCACATATATCAAGATCATGTGTTAAAATTGATGTATATCATAAAAATTACTAATTGTGAATCTCCTTTAAACATAATAGAAATGAAATATTTATTCTTAGCAAGTAAAATCACTTCTCTATAAGACAGAGCTTCCAAAGTAAGAGGATCGATAATACCTATGTATCATCTAGTACACCAACTTAGCATATGTCTTAATGCATTCCTTATTATAGTATCAATGTTGTTCAAATTCTTTCTTCGATTCACCGtaagattaaaattaattttgatggtGTGAGAAATTGGAGGAGTCCAAATAACATGGGTGAGGAACCTAATTAAGGTGGCGGTCCAAAGGGGTAGAAGTAAATTTTTCGATTGCTTTAATGGTCTTAGCAATCACCACTTGGAAAAGTTCAATTTTTACTCAATCAAATCTTGCTTAAAAATTCAAGGAAGAATTTAGCTTTATTTCAGTTTTCATATTTGATTCAGTTGTTGAAAATAATTGATAGTTGATAGATATCTAAATatgtttaaaaaattaaaaaaaaatcattgttaGTTAATAAAACACTTATTAAATAagtgtattattttttattttttgataaaaataaatttaaccctAATTCAAAAAGTGATTCAACTTGATtagctcaaaaataatattattggcGTTGGGCTTCATTGCTTTTGCATTTTTCAATATAAAGAAGTTACGATGAGCATATTGCAACattattaaaacttttttttttttcattttattgatgaaataaaataaaatgtaagaattttaaattataaaatttttctttgttaataataattaatgaattatttaggattacatttttagattatttaattattatttatttatttcaatgataaaataaataatataacatattaataattatatatttattattttaataataaaataagtgatattatataataagttaataattatatatttattttaataataaaataaataaaataatataataaaattaataattatatatttattttaaaagtaaaataaattatattatacatattattattaatcattttatatataataataataataaaatataattttattaaatatttaatataaattaattattaatcattaaatatcaataattatatttaataattaaatcaaatagatTTTAAGAGATCttattgtgaaataatttttttgaagaaacaaagttcaaaaaaaaaaaaagctgagaTACGTCATTTTGTTacgattaaaaacaaaataaatttgTGGCTGCTGGGATTCGAGCCCAGGTCTCTACGGCCACAACGTAGAATTCTTACCACTAAACTACAGCCACTTGGTGCTATTGCATATGTATTTAACTataaatatagaattattatttttttacatcCATCTTCATCTTTTCTTCTAGCAAGGTCCTCTTCTTTCCACGCAGTTAGAGTGGATTTTTAAGTTTCACTCTCTTCGAAAACAGATTTCATTTGCTTTCCTCAAACAACTACCAGCATTTCAAATGCCCATATCTCATAGGGTTTACAAAAGTTTACTCCCAACAATAGGTCATTGCTGCTTCAGCTTCTAATTGCAATCCTTCCCCGACCTCCCGAcacacaaaaataataataaaaaagaaaggaCGAATACTAGGTAAACCATAGCAAGAATCACAAACAAGTTGCTGCAACACAACACCAACTAATGGAAAACCAACAACATTAACACGTAGAATGAATCCACTAAAAATAACAAGTCTGCATAAAAGCCCAAACATTTAAAATACTGCTGCCCTCACATTTGAGGCCTTAAGGACTACGACTTGTAATGCAAATAAAATCGAAGATAACATCAATACTACTGACATTGCTGTCATCAGGCAAGGCATAGCCTGAaagcatttattttatttaaatatagatGCAAAACATAAAGAAATAGAATATTGAAACTAatcctcttcttcctcttcttcctctttccaacaGCATTTTAGAGTAGACCTAGGAGAACCACAGTCCCCAGTCCTAACAAATGTCCGGTAGACGATGGAACCCCCCATTCCAAGCTCTTCAAGGCTCCTTTCTCCACGACAGTATCCCTTAACGTCGAGTGAACAAGTCTGCACTAGTTGTTCACCTGCAACACCGGCATGTACAGCAATAGAGAACTGGCTCGGCTGGAAACAAACCAACACCCTGTCAACCAAGTTGTTCAGACTCACTTCTTTTGGATCATATCCTACTGTTTCGAAGCTCGCATAGCTGAAACCATCTTCTGGAGTAACATGGATTGTAGAAATAGCAGCTCCTTCAATACTATTCATTGAATAACCACATGGATCAAAACCAAAATCACATATCTTAGAGTCTGGAAGAATCTTTCTTATGCCAGAATCGATAGTCATAGTACACGCAGAAGCTGATTGGGTTTTGTAAAATACAGAAGCCTTTTCTCGGTGCAAGCCAGTCATGCACATTTCTATGGTGTAAACATGGTCACAAGAGATTGCAGGATCTGCAGATGCAGAGTAAATATGCCATTTATGTGGGCTGTCATACCCACCCATCACACAAGCCTTACTTTCAGCACCAAGCTTCCCAAAATAACTATCCAGGACACAAACTTCTTCAGAGAAACTGCGATGAGGATATGACTGAGCTCCAGGGAAAATGAAGCTCCCACGAGTATAC
Above is a genomic segment from Hevea brasiliensis isolate MT/VB/25A 57/8 chromosome 17, ASM3005281v1, whole genome shotgun sequence containing:
- the LOC131169234 gene encoding S-adenosylmethionine decarboxylase proenzyme-like; this translates as MAVSAIGFEGYEKRLEITFFELSIFVDPEGKGLRTLSKAHLDEILGPAECTIVDSLSNDHVDSYVLSESSLFVYPYKIIIKTCGTTKLLLAIPPILKLADALSLAVKSVRYTRGSFIFPGAQSYPHRSFSEEVCVLDSYFGKLGAESKACVMGGYDSPHKWHIYSASADPAISCDHVYTIEMCMTGLHREKASVFYKTQSASACTMTIDSGIRKILPDSKICDFGFDPCGYSMNSIEGAAISTIHVTPEDGFSYASFETVGYDPKEVSLNNLVDRVLVCFQPSQFSIAVHAGVAGEQLVQTCSLDVKGYCRGERSLEELGMGGSIVYRTFVRTGDCGSPRSTLKCCWKEEEEEEED